Proteins from one Ammospiza nelsoni isolate bAmmNel1 chromosome 18, bAmmNel1.pri, whole genome shotgun sequence genomic window:
- the VPREB3 gene encoding pre-B lymphocyte protein 3 translates to MALGVTALLLLGTLGTAARAQPVLSQPHSVFVQPGQSARLSCTLSPQYNISHFGISWYQQRPGHSLTYLLYYNSERDKHKPARTPERFSATKDLASNACILTIAAACQDDSGTYYCALSPALRWL, encoded by the exons atggccctgggagtcacagccctgctcctgctggggacgcTGGGCACAG ctgccagggctcagcccgtgCTGAGCCAGCCCCACTCGGTGTTCGTGCAGCCCGGGCAGAGCGCTCGGCTCTCGTGCACGCTGAGCCCGCAGTACAACATCAGCCACTTCGGCATCTCCTGGTACCAGCAGCGCCCGGGGCACTCCCTCACGTACCTGCTCTACTACAACTCCGAGAGAGACAAGCACAAGCCTGCCAGGACTCCCGAGCGCTTCTCGGCCACCAAGGACCTGGCGAGCAACGCCTGCATCCTCACCATcgctgctgcctgccaggacGACAGTGGCACCTACTACTGTGCCCTGTCACCCGCCCTCAGGTGGCTCTAG
- the CHCHD10 gene encoding coiled-coil-helix-coiled-coil-helix domain-containing protein 10, mitochondrial yields the protein MARGSRSVSRPAKAPAHPAPASPAPAAPMPAAQPAQPGLMAQMASTAAGVAVGSAVGHVVGSAITGAFSGGSSEPAKAAAPAQEPPAVLQQSPYGPCHYEMKQFLECATNQRDLTLCEGFNEALKQCKYSNGVSSLL from the exons ATGGCCCGCGGCAGCAGGAGCGTGTCCCGGCCCGCCAAGGCCCCCGCGCACCCCGCGCCCGCCAG CCCGGCCCCAGCGGCCCCGATGCCCGCGGCGCAGCCGGCGCAGCCCGGGCTGATGGCGCAGATGGCGAGCACGGCGGCCGGCGTGGCCGTGGGTTCCGCCGTGGGACACGTCGTGGGCAGCGCCATCACCGGCGCCTTCAGCGGCGGCTCCTCCGAGCCCGCCAAGGCGGCGGCGCCCGCCCAG GAGCCGCCGGCCGTGCTGCAGCAGTCGCCGTACGGACCGTGCCACTATGAGATGAAGCAGTTCCTGGAGTGCGCCACCAACCAGCGGGACCTGACCCTGTGCGAGGGCTTCAACGAGGCGCTGAAGCAGTGCAAGTACAGCAACG GTGTTTCTTCTCTCCTGTGA
- the SPRING1 gene encoding SREBP regulating gene protein isoform X1, translating to MVPCGAVLWRRLLRKRWVLGVVFGLSLVYFISSTFKQEERMVRDRTLLQVQEHEQPIMWKVKFSSGNSSQLSNQCRNSVQGKLLITDELGYICERKDLLVNGCCNVHVPSTKLYSCDSCLPNGCCSIYEFCVSCCLQPSKQHLLERFLNRAAMAFQNLFMAVEDHFELCLAKCRTSSQSVQHENTYRDPIAKHCYGEYPPELLPV from the exons ATGGTGCCCTGCGGGGCCGTGCTCTGGCGGAGGCTGCTCCGGAAGCGCTGGGTGCTCGGCGTCGTGTTCGGGCTCTCGCTCGTCTACTTCATCAGCAGCACCTTCAAGCAG GAAGAGAGGATGGTGAGAGATCGGACTCTCCTCCAAGTGCAGGAGCATGAGCAGCCCATCATGTGGAAGGTGAAGTTCAGCTCGGGGAACAGCAGTCAGCTGAGCAACCAGTGCAGGAACTCTGTGCAGGGGAAGCTCCTCATTACAGATGAACTGG GCTACATCTGTGAGAGGAAGGACCTGCTGGTGAATGGCTGCTGCAATGTGCACGTGCCCAGCACCAAGCTGTACAGCTGTGACAGCTGCCTGCCCAACGGCTGCTGCAGCATCTACGAGTTCTGCgtgtcctgctgcctgcagcccagcaaG CAACACCTCCTGGAGCGGTTCTTGAACCGGGCGGCGATGGCGTTCCAGAACCTCTTCATGGCTGTGGAGGATCACTTTGAGCTGTGTCTGGCCAAGTGCAGGACTTCATCACAG AGTGTGCAGCATGAAAACACCTACAGAGACCCAATTGCCAAACACTGCTATGGGGAGTatcccccagagctgctgcctgtctgA
- the SPRING1 gene encoding SREBP regulating gene protein isoform X2, producing MVRDRTLLQVQEHEQPIMWKVKFSSGNSSQLSNQCRNSVQGKLLITDELGYICERKDLLVNGCCNVHVPSTKLYSCDSCLPNGCCSIYEFCVSCCLQPSKQHLLERFLNRAAMAFQNLFMAVEDHFELCLAKCRTSSQSVQHENTYRDPIAKHCYGEYPPELLPV from the exons ATGGTGAGAGATCGGACTCTCCTCCAAGTGCAGGAGCATGAGCAGCCCATCATGTGGAAGGTGAAGTTCAGCTCGGGGAACAGCAGTCAGCTGAGCAACCAGTGCAGGAACTCTGTGCAGGGGAAGCTCCTCATTACAGATGAACTGG GCTACATCTGTGAGAGGAAGGACCTGCTGGTGAATGGCTGCTGCAATGTGCACGTGCCCAGCACCAAGCTGTACAGCTGTGACAGCTGCCTGCCCAACGGCTGCTGCAGCATCTACGAGTTCTGCgtgtcctgctgcctgcagcccagcaaG CAACACCTCCTGGAGCGGTTCTTGAACCGGGCGGCGATGGCGTTCCAGAACCTCTTCATGGCTGTGGAGGATCACTTTGAGCTGTGTCTGGCCAAGTGCAGGACTTCATCACAG AGTGTGCAGCATGAAAACACCTACAGAGACCCAATTGCCAAACACTGCTATGGGGAGTatcccccagagctgctgcctgtctgA
- the C18H22orf15 gene encoding uncharacterized protein C22orf15 homolog — MQLHHCGRNDRAGSQQNLQQGKLGVLPLGQGPSGAAAWAALLGGLSPCLCHLIATQGQPLPPSAAPTEAPDKDICKFAPAFYQQFVFDELWQEARQSAGAIHSLLLGNLATETTTGSTGMESVCPGLCRSSQRCLQGGTRQLHHVRHGEIRRTETLHQSEPFSPNESAHLLPLPWGTLSTPYSTNGCNAANCQEMVNLLCCVQTLTGHLKWKCQCRPEDCIDLMDEKGTLMNLSKVEDPASEYASKHLQGRQRYILVRAVREENSEAICYESLLEDLGKHYPELPDRLQQLSAKTQRTEQRKKGSLQRAQPHTSTRARNRSTSQSKRSLEHKSTPK, encoded by the exons atgCAGCTCCATCACTGTGGCAGGAATGACAGGGCAGGGTCTCAGCAGAACTTGCAGCAGGGcaagctgggggtgctgcctCTTGGCCAGGGcccctcaggagcagcagcgtgggcagccctgctgg gcgggctcagcccctgcctgtgccacctcATCGccacccagggacagccactccctccctctgcagcacccacagaggCCCCAGACAAAGACATCTGCAAGTTTGCCCCTGCATTTTATCAGCAGTTTGTGTTTGATGAGCTCTGGCAG GAGGCTCGGCAATCTGCAGGGGCCATTCATTCCCTGTTGCTGGGCAATCTGGCTACTGAAACCACAACAGGATCCACGGGGATGGAGTCCGTCTGTCCTGGGCTCTGCCGCAGCTCCCAgcgctgcctgcagggagggacccGGCAGCTCCACCATGTTCGCCACGGTGAGATTCGGAG GACAGAGACACTTCATCAATCAGAACCATTCTCCCCAAATGAAAGTGCTCATCTTCTCCCCTTGCCCTGGGGCACTCTCAGCACCCCCTACAGCACCAATGGCTGTAATGCAG CCAACTGCCAAGAGATGGTgaacctgctctgctgtgtccagACCCTCACAGGCCACCTGAAGTGGAAGTGCCAGTGCAGGCCTGAAG ACTGCATTGATCTGATGGATGAAAAGGGCACCCTGATGAACCTGAGCAAGGTGGAGGATCCTGCATCTGAATACGCCAGCAAACACCTGCAGGGACGGCAGCGCTACATCCTGGTCAGAGCTGTCC gagaagaaaactCTGAAGCCATCTGCTACGAATCCTTGCTTGAGGACCTGGGGAAACACTATCCTGAGCTCCCAG AtcggctgcagcagctctcagcaaaGACCCAGaggacagagcagaggaagAAGGGCTCCTTGCAGAGGGCTCAGCCTCACACCAGCACCCGAGCCAGGAACAGGAGCACCTCACAGAGCAAGAGGAGCCTGGAGCACAAGAGCACCCCTAAATGA